GGTTTAAAGCCTGTTCATCGCCGGATTTTGTATGCGATGAACGATCTTGGCATGACAGCTGATAAAGCCTACAAAAAATCCGCCCGTATCGTCGGCGAAGTAATTGGTAAATATCATCCTCATGGAGATTCGGCAGTATATGACACGATGGTGCGGATGGCACAGGACTTTAACTATCGCTATATGCTGGTGGACGGACATGGAAACTTTGGATCTGTTGATGGAGACGCAGCGGCAGCCATGCGTTACACAGAAGCGCGCATGTCAAAGATTTCCATGGAATTATTAAGAGACATTAACAAGGACACGATTGATTACAAAGATAACTATGACGGCTCGGAAAAGGAACCGGCTGTTTTGCCTGCCAGATTCCCTAACCTGCTTGTCAACGGAACTTCGGGTATTGCTGTCGGGATGGCCACGAACATCCCTCCCCATCAGCTCGGGGAAGTCATAGACGCCATTATCGCACTCAGCAAAAATTCCGAAATCGGAATTGATGAACTGATGGAATACATTCCGGGACCTGACTTTCCGACAGCCGGAATCATCATGGGCAGAAGCGGCATTCGGCGCGCCTACGAAACTGGCAAAGGCTCGCTGGTAATCCGCGCCAAAGTAGAAATCGAGCAAAAGCCAAGCGGAAAGGAAACGATCATAGTTAGCGAGCTTCCTTACCAAGTCAATAAAGCGAAATTAATCGAAAAAATCGCTGAGATGGTTCGCGACAAACGGATTGACGGCATTACCGATTTACGGGATGAATCCGACCGCAGGGGCATGCGCATCGTCATTGAAGTCCGCAAAGATACGAATGCGAACGTGCTTTTAAATAATTTATACAAGCATACCGCCTTGCAGACAAGCTTTGGAATAAACTTATTAGCGCTCGTGGATGATCAGCCGAAAGTATTAAACTTGAAAGAATGCCTGTATCATTATTTAAATCATCAAAAGGTGATCATTCGCCGCAGAACAGAATTTGAACTGAAAAAAGCGGAAGCAAGAGCCCATATTCTAGAAGGACTCAGAATTGCTCTCGATCATATTGATGAGATTATCAGCCTGATCCGCGGCTCGCAAACTACAGAGATCGCCAGAAACGGGCTGATGGAGCAATTCGCCCTATCTGAAAAGCAGGCACAAGCTATTCTGGATATGCGCCTGCAGCGTTTGACCGGATTAGAAAGAGAAAAAATCGAAGAAGAATATCAAAATCTTTTAAAATTGATTGCTGAATTAAAGGCAATTTTGGCGGATGAAGAAAAAATATTGGAAATCATCCGTGAAGAGCTGCTGGAAATAAAAGCGCGCTTTAACGATGAGCGCCGAACTGAAATTTCGGATGTCGGTGTAGAAGGCATCATGGATGAAGACTTAATTCCGCAGGAGCAAATCGTAGTGACACTTACGCATAATGGCTACGTGAAGCGGCTGCCAGCCTCTACTTACCGCAGCCAAAAACGCGGGGGCCGCGGGATTCAAGGAATGGGCACAAATGAAGATGACTTTGTCGAGCATTTGCTGACTACTTCCACTCACGACACGATTTTGTTCTTTACAAACAAAGGGAAAGTATACCGGTTAAAAGGATATCAAATTCCTGAATTTAGCCGAACAGCGAAAGGCATCCCGCTCATTAATCTGCTGGAGGTAGAGAAAGATGAGTGGGTCAATACGATGATTCATGTAGAAAAGTTCGTGAAAGATGCATACCTGTTCTTTGCGACGAAATCCGGGATTGTCAAACGGACCATACTGACGGATTACGCCAATATTCGAACAAACGGCTTACGCGCCCTTAATTTGCGTGAAGATGATGAATTGATTTCTGTCCGCTTAACAGACGGCCATCAGCAAATTGTTATGGGTACGAGACAAGGGATGATGATCCGTTTTAAAGAAAGCGACGTGCGGGAAATGGGGCGTGTGTCAACCGGTGTGAAGGGGATTAAACTTGCCGAGGATGACGCGGTTGTGGGCATGGAGCTTCTTCAAGAAAACGACTACGTGCTGATTGTTACGGAGAACGGTTATGGCAAGCGCACACCGGGAAGCGAATACCGCATCCAAACAAGAGGAGGAAAAGGGCTGATCACATGCAATCTGACTGAGAAAAATGGTCCGCTCGTTGCCGTTAAAACAGTCACTGGCCAAGAGGACTTAATGCTGATCACGCTTGGCGGTGTGCTGATTCGCATGGATGTGAACGATATCTCCATCACCGGCCGCAATACACAAGGCGTCAAGCTTATTCGCCTCAATGACAATGAAACGGTCGCCACTGTGGCCAAGATTGAAAAGGAAGAACACGAAGAATCTTCTCAAGAAGAGGCGGAGCAGGAGGACCCGGCTGAGTAAAAAAAGCGGCTGAGCGCATCTTCACTGAAAAGCTTGCTTTTCAGTGAAGATACCGCCTTGGCTCTTTTTTTATTCCATAACCACTCACTTGTTTGTTAAAATAATGAGTAAAAAAGAGGGCAGGCCTTATGTATATTAAAATAGACGAATTGCAGGAAGGATACATCGTTCAAGAAGATGTAATGGGAAAAACATCGTGCCCGCTGATTTCCAAAGGCACGGTCCTGACTAATCGGCATATTCAGTTTTTAAAAGCCTTTTTAATTGATGAAATTGAAGTGGAAGGCGAAGGAGTGCCAGTGCTTCAGCTTTCAGGGGAAGAAAAGCATGCGGAGCCGCAAGAATTTAACACGGAACGGCCAGTTATTTCAAATGAAGAAGACTTCTTCGACCAATTCAATCAGAAAGAAAAACGATTGAAGAAAGAATTTCAAAAATGGCAATCCGGCATGGGGATAGAGATGCCCGCTGTCCGCCAAATGATCCTTCCTTTATTAGAGCAAGTATTAGCCAATCCAGACTTATGTATAAAGCTCCATAAATGCGGAAATGAAGCGTACGATTATCATCATCCGTTGGCAACCGCTTTATTAAGCGCGGGGATCGCCTCGCAGCTGCATTATGAAAAAGGCACGGTCATTCAAGCCGCTTTGGCAGGATTGTTAGCGGACTGTGGACTGGCAAAGCTTCATCCGCGCCTGTTAGCCAAACAAGAGTCAAAGGAGTTCAAGGCGCATCCTCTCTACAGCTATAACATGGTGAAAGAACTGAGTTTGCTGAAATCAGATGCAAAACTGGCTATCCTTCAGCATCATGAACGGTTGGATGGCTCCGGCTATCCTCGGGGCGACCGGGGCGACCAAGTAAATGCTCTTTCTCGAATCATAGCTGTAGCCGACACTTTTCATGCGATGACAGCCCAAACGACTGCCGACAAACGATACCCGGCGTTTAAAGCATTAGAAATGCTGAAAGAAGATTATTTTGGAAAGTTCGATTTAACAGCTGTTAAAGCGCTAACCGCTTTATTTACCAAAATATCTCCTGGGACGGAAGTGGAGCTTTCTAATGGACAGAGAGGGAGCATCCTATTTATGAAACAAAATCAGCCGACGAGACCGTTAGTGCAAATTCATGAAAATAGTACAATAGTCGATTTAGAAAAGAGACGAGACCTTTATATTAAAGAAGTGCGGTGAAAGCGGTCTGCCAAAAGACGAAACAAGCTTCTTTTGGCAGCCGTTCTGTAATTGGATAGACGAGCGGGAAGACCTGGTTGGCATTTATAAAGTGAGTCTTGAAACAATGGGGATTTTTTAATCCCTGCTGATAAAAAGAAGAACATGGGTTAACATCGCAATGTTTGTCACCTGCAGCGGACAGGACGGCATGAATCGGGCGTTTAAGTAGCGCAATTTCCCGCTTAGCCTTTTGTTTTTCCGCTTCCTTTCTGAAGAGAAAGCCTCACAGTAAATTATATAGAGATAAAAAATGAAAAATCTATTGACCTTAACTAATTATCATGGTATATTATAAAAGTCGCTTGAGAGCGACACAGATGGAACATTGAAAACTGAACAAAATAAACGTCAACGTTAATTCAATTTATTATTATGAGCTAAGCAAACAATCTTATCGGAGAGTTTGATCCTGGCTCAGGACGAACGCTGGCGGCGTGCCTAATACATGCAAGTCGAGCGGACTTAGCGGGAGCTTGCTCTCGCTTAAGTCAGCGGCGGACGGGTGAGTAACACGTGGGTAACCTGCCTGTAAGACGGGGATAACTCCGGGAAACCGGGGCTAATACCGGATGAGTTCTTTCTTCGCATGAAGGAAGATTGAAAGGCGGCTTCGGCTGTCGCTTACAGATGGACCCGCGGCGCATTAGCTAGTTGGTGAGGTAACGGCTCACCAAGGCGACGATGCGTAGCCGACCTGAGAGGGTGATCGGCCACACTGGGACTGAGACACGGCCCAGACTCCTACGGGAGGCAGCAGTAGGGAATCTTCCGCAATGGACGAAAGTCTGACGGAGCAACGCCGCGTGAGTGAAGAAGGTTTTCGGATCGTAAAGCTCTGTTGTCAGGGAAGAACAAGTGTCGGAGTAACTGCCGGCACCTTGACGGTACCTGACCAGAAAGCCACGGCTAACTACGTGCCAGCAGCCGCGGTAATACGTAGGTGGCAAGCGTTGTCCGGAATTATTGGGCGTAAAGCGCGCGCAGGCGGTCTTTTAAGTCTGATGTGAAAGCCCACGGCTCAACCGTGGAGGGTCATTGGAAACTGGAAGACTTGAGTGCAGAAGAGAAGAGCGGAATTCCACGTGTAGCGGTGAAATGCGTAGAGATGTGGAGGAACACCAGTGGCGAAGGCGGCTCTTTGGTCTGTAACTGACGCTGAGGCGCGAAAGCGTGGGGAGCGAACAGGATTAGATACCCTGGTAGTCCACGCCGTAAACGATGAGTGCTAAGTGTTGGAGGGTTTCCGCCCTTCAGTGCTGCAGCTAACGCATTAAGCACTCCGCCTGGGGAGTACGGCCGCAAGGCTGAAACTCAAAGGAATTGACGGGGGCCCGCACAAGCGGTGGAGCATGTGGTTTAATTCGAAGCAACGCGAAGAACCTTACCAGGTCTTGACATCCTCTGACCGCTCTGGAGACAGAGCTTTCCCCTTCGGGGGACAGAGTGACAGGTGGTGCATGGTTGTCGTCAGCTCGTGTCGTGAGATGTTGGGTTAAGTCCCGCAACGAGCGCAACCCTTGATCTTAGTTGCCAGCATTCAGTTGGGCACTCTAAGGTGACTGCCGGTGACAAACCGGAGGAAGGTGGGGATGACGTCAAATCATCATGCCCCTTATGACCTGGGCTACACACGTGCTACAATGGATGGTACAAAGGGCTGCAAGACCGCGAGGTTTAGCCAATCCCATAAAACCATTCTCAGTTCGGATTGCAGGCTGCAACTCGCCTGCATGAAGCCGGAATCGCTAGTAATCGCGGATCAGCATGCCGCGGTGAATACGTTCCCGGGCCTTGTACACACCGCCCGTCACACCACGAGAGTTTGCAACACCCGAAGTCGGTGGGGTAACCCTTACGGGAGCCAGCCGCCTAAGGTGGGGCAGATGATTGGGGTGAAGTCGTAACAAGGTAGCCGTATCGGAAGGTGCGGCTGGATCACCTCCTTTCTAAGGATAACGGAAAGTAAGAACGCTGTTCTTACTCCAACGAAACGTGACGTTTTATTTTGTTCAGTTTTGAAGGATGAATGCCTTCAAAAGATCAACATTGTTCTTTGAAAACTGGATAATATCGTATAAAGTAACCAAGCAATACCGAGTAATCGCCATTTTAGGTTAAGTTAGAAAGGGCGCACGGTGGATGCCTTGGCACTAGGAGCCGATGAAGGACGGGACTAACACCGATATGCTTCGGGGAGCTGTAAGTAAGCTTTGATCCGGAGATTTCCGAATGGGGAAACCCGCTGTTCGTAATGGAACAGCATCCCTGTCTGAATCCATAGGACAGGAGAAGGCACACCCGGGGAACTGAAACATCTCAGTACCTGGAGGAAGAGAAAGCAAACGCGATTCCCTGAGTAGCGGCGAGCGAAACGGGAACAGCCCAAACCAGAAGGCTTGCCTTCTGGGGTTGTAGGACACTCTATATGGAGTTACAAAAGAGCGGCATAAGCGAAGCGGTCTGGAAAGGCCCATCAGAGAAGGTAACAATCCTGTAGCTGAAATGCCTCTCTCTCCTGAGTGGATCCTGAGTACGGCGGAACACGTGAAATTCCGTCGGAATCCGGGAGGACCATCTCCCAAGGCTAAATACTCCCTAGTGACCGATAGTGAACCAGTACCGTGAGGGAAAGGTGAAAAGCACCCCGGAAGGGGAGTGAAAGAGATCCTGAAACCGTGTGCCTACAAGTAGTCAGAGCCCATTTATGGGTGATGGCGTGCCTTTTGTAGAATGAACCGGCGAGTTGCGATTTCATGCGAGGTTAAGCCGAGAAGGCGGAGCCGCAGCGAAAGCGAGTCTGAACAGGGCGAATGAGTATGAGGTCGCAGACCCGAAACCAGGTGATCTACCCATGTCCAGGGTGAAGGTAAGGTAACACTTACTGGAGGCCCGAACCCACGCACGTTGAAAAGTGCGGGGATGAGGTGTGGGTAGCGGTGAAATTCCAATCGAACCTGGAGATAGCTGGTTCTCTCCGAAATAGCTTTAGGGCTAGCCTCAAGGGAAGAGTCTTGGAGGTAGAGCACTGTTTGGACTAGGGGCCCCCATCGGGTTACCGAATTCAGACAAACTCCGAATGCCAAAGACTTATCCTTGGGAGTCAGACTGCGAGTGATAAGATCCGCAGTCAAGAGGGAAACAGCCCAGACCGCCAGCTAAGGTCCCCAAGTATACGTTAAGTGGAAAAGGATGTGGAGTTGCTTAGACAACCAGGATGTTGGCTTAGAAGCAGCCACCATTTAAAGAGTGCGTAATAGCTCACTGGTCGAGTGACTCTGCGCCGAAAATGTACCGGGGCTAAACGTATCACCGAAGCTGCGGATGGACACCAATCGGTGTCCGTGGTAGGAGAGCGTTCTAAGGGCGGAGAAGCCAGACCGGAAGGACTGGTGGAGCGCTTAGAAGTGAGAATGCCGGTATGAGTAGCGAAAGAAGGGTGAGAATCCCTTCCACCGAATGCCTAAGGTTTCCTGAGGAAGGCTCGTCCTCTCAGGGTTAGTCGGGACCTAAGCCGAGGCCGACAGGCGTAGGCGATGGAGAACAGGTTGATATTCCTGTACCACCTCTTTACCATTTGAGCAATGGGGGGACGCAGGAGGATAGGGCAAGCGCGCGGCTGGATATGCGCGTCCAAGCAGTTAGGCCGGTGACGAGGCAAATCCCGTCACCATACAGGCGGAGCTGTGACGGCGAGGGAAATAAAGTACCGAAGTTCCTGATTCCACACTGCCAAGAAAAGCCTCTAGCGAGGTAACAGGTGCCCGTACCGCAAACCGACACAGGTAGGCGAGGAGAGAATCCTAAGGTGAGCGAGTGAACTCTCGTTAAGGAACTCGGCAAAATGACCCCGTAACTTCGGGAGAAGGGGTGCTCTTTGAGGTGAATAGCCTCGAGGAGCCGCAGTGAATAGGCCCAGGCGACTGTTTAGCAAAAACACAGGTCTCTGCGAAGCCGTAAGGCGAAGTATAGGGGCTGACGCCTGCCCGGTGCTGGAAGGTTAAGGGGAGCGCTTAGCATTAGCGAAGGTGTGAACTGAAGCCCCAGTAAACGGCGGCCGTAACTATAACGGTCCTAAGGTAGCGAAATTCCTTGTCGGGTAAGTTCCGACCCGCACGAAAGGCGTAACGATCTGGGCACTGTCTCAACGAGAGACTCGGTGAAATTATAGTACCTGTGAAGATGCAGGTTACCCGCGACAGGACGGAAAGACCCCGTGGAGCTTTACTGCAGCCTGATATTGAATTTCGGCACAGCTTGTACAGGATAGGTAGGAGCCTTTGAAACCGGAGCGCCAGCTTCGGTGGAGGCGCTGGTGGGATACTACCCTGGCTGTGTTGAACTTCTAACCCGCACCCCTGATCGGGGTGGGAGACAGTGTCAGGCGGGCAGTTTGACTGGGGCGGTCGCCTCCTAAAAGGTAACGGAGGCGCCCAAAGGTTCCCTCAGAATGGTTGGAAATCATTCGCAGAGTGTAAAGGCACAAGGGAGCTTGACTGCGAGACCTACAAGTCGAGCAGGGACGAAAGTCGGGCTTAGTGATCCGGTGGTTCCGCATGGAAGGGCCATCGCTCAACGGATAAAAGCTACCCCGGGGATAACAGGCTTATCTCCCCCAAGAG
The Bacillus xiapuensis DNA segment above includes these coding regions:
- a CDS encoding HD-GYP domain-containing protein, translating into MYIKIDELQEGYIVQEDVMGKTSCPLISKGTVLTNRHIQFLKAFLIDEIEVEGEGVPVLQLSGEEKHAEPQEFNTERPVISNEEDFFDQFNQKEKRLKKEFQKWQSGMGIEMPAVRQMILPLLEQVLANPDLCIKLHKCGNEAYDYHHPLATALLSAGIASQLHYEKGTVIQAALAGLLADCGLAKLHPRLLAKQESKEFKAHPLYSYNMVKELSLLKSDAKLAILQHHERLDGSGYPRGDRGDQVNALSRIIAVADTFHAMTAQTTADKRYPAFKALEMLKEDYFGKFDLTAVKALTALFTKISPGTEVELSNGQRGSILFMKQNQPTRPLVQIHENSTIVDLEKRRDLYIKEVR
- the gyrA gene encoding DNA gyrase subunit A — encoded protein: MAETPNSQVKEINISQEMRSSFLDYAMSVIVARALPDVRDGLKPVHRRILYAMNDLGMTADKAYKKSARIVGEVIGKYHPHGDSAVYDTMVRMAQDFNYRYMLVDGHGNFGSVDGDAAAAMRYTEARMSKISMELLRDINKDTIDYKDNYDGSEKEPAVLPARFPNLLVNGTSGIAVGMATNIPPHQLGEVIDAIIALSKNSEIGIDELMEYIPGPDFPTAGIIMGRSGIRRAYETGKGSLVIRAKVEIEQKPSGKETIIVSELPYQVNKAKLIEKIAEMVRDKRIDGITDLRDESDRRGMRIVIEVRKDTNANVLLNNLYKHTALQTSFGINLLALVDDQPKVLNLKECLYHYLNHQKVIIRRRTEFELKKAEARAHILEGLRIALDHIDEIISLIRGSQTTEIARNGLMEQFALSEKQAQAILDMRLQRLTGLEREKIEEEYQNLLKLIAELKAILADEEKILEIIREELLEIKARFNDERRTEISDVGVEGIMDEDLIPQEQIVVTLTHNGYVKRLPASTYRSQKRGGRGIQGMGTNEDDFVEHLLTTSTHDTILFFTNKGKVYRLKGYQIPEFSRTAKGIPLINLLEVEKDEWVNTMIHVEKFVKDAYLFFATKSGIVKRTILTDYANIRTNGLRALNLREDDELISVRLTDGHQQIVMGTRQGMMIRFKESDVREMGRVSTGVKGIKLAEDDAVVGMELLQENDYVLIVTENGYGKRTPGSEYRIQTRGGKGLITCNLTEKNGPLVAVKTVTGQEDLMLITLGGVLIRMDVNDISITGRNTQGVKLIRLNDNETVATVAKIEKEEHEESSQEEAEQEDPAE